In the genome of Corythoichthys intestinalis isolate RoL2023-P3 chromosome 19, ASM3026506v1, whole genome shotgun sequence, one region contains:
- the LOC130908004 gene encoding protein ripply2-like: MNARNGFNLLVPHDNDAIQPSNMWRPWIRTETTAAIMAPFNPAETPKPALFVHPVKLYWPKTKCFDYLYREAEVLLRNYPVQATICPYEDSSSSEEDTEEEEEDEYDYSDDEADQEETELIETEELN; encoded by the exons ATGAACGCTCGCAATGGATTTAATCTTTTGGTGCCTCACGACAACGACGCGATCCAGCCGTCTAATATGTGGAGACCGTGGATTAGAACCGAGACGACAGCTGCTATTATG GCTCCTTTCAATCCTGCTGAAACACCTAAACCAGCCCTTTTTGTTCACCCAGTCAA GTTGTACTGGCCTAAAACGAAATGCTTTGACTATCTGTACCGGGAAGCCGAGGTACTCCTTCGGAACTATCCAGTCCAAGCCACAATCTGTCCTTATGAAGACTCTTCGTCCAGTGAGGAAGACAcagaggaagaagaagaggatGAATATGATTATAGTGATGATGAAGCTGACCAGGAGGAGACAGAGTTGATAGAGACGGAAGAGCTTAACTAG
- the LOC130907885 gene encoding melanocortin-2 receptor accessory protein 2-like — MRNSVLLLPPCRERKLDRFKICDHNSPDNYKHGEDPSAGRLGDMSSLNRSQSSARRSDYVWQYEYYDEEPVSFEGLMVHRYSIVIGFWVGLAVFVIFMFFVLTLLTKTEAPHQENPDSENLPGPGNCLVNITGPKVDEDDSDDDKVVSRPFLAESRSYFHFYISEDGEDMQRQKPEAKQNGPLGTYMQSGGTTPAVMVEQEDEDLRILYQELPINGPMVDERQTDAHCAFLTHLTIPNFVNFEQNSLGEDDLLCEPHITLDQNINNPRGDIP; from the exons ATGCGCAACTCGGTGCTGCTGCTTCCTCCATGCAGGGAACGTAAATTGGATCGATTTAAGATTTGTGACCATAACAGCCCAGATAATTACAAGCACGGGGAGGATCCCTCAGCAGGAAG GCTGGGTGACATGAGTTCGCTTAACCGGAGCCAAAGCAGCGCGCGGCGCAGTGACTACGTATGGCAATATGAATACTACGACGAAGAGCCTGTCTCTTTTGAGGGACTCATGGTGCACAGAT ACTCCATCGTAATCGGATTCTGGGTTGGACTTGCagtgtttgtcatttttatgttttttgttcTTACGCTGCTCACAAAGACAGAAGCGCCACATCAAGA AAATCCAGATTCTGAGAACCTGCCTGGCCCGGGAAATTGCCTTGTGAACATCACAGGTCCGAAAGTGGATGAGGACGACTCCGATGACGACAAAGTCGTTTCCCGTCCCTTCCTAGCAGAGTCCCGCTCTTACTTCCATTTCTACATCAGTGAGGATGGAGAGGATATGCAAAGACAAAAGCCTGAAGCAAAGCAGAATGGACCATTGGGGACCTATATGCAGTCAGGAGGTACCACGCCTGCTGTGATGGTTGAGCAAGAAGATGAAGACCTGAGGATACTCTATCAAGAGTTACCTATCAATGGACCCATGGTTGATGAGAGGCAGACTGACGCACATTGTGCCTTCTTGACTCACTTGACGATCCCAAATTTTGTCAACTTTGAGCAAAACTCACTTGGAGAAGATGACCTCCTGTGTGAGCCACACATCACACTGGACCaaaacataaataatccccgaggTGACATCCCTTAA